A genomic segment from Piliocolobus tephrosceles isolate RC106 chromosome X, ASM277652v3, whole genome shotgun sequence encodes:
- the CHAMP1 gene encoding chromosome alignment-maintaining phosphoprotein 1, with the protein MEVFQELRKPSARLECDHCSFRGTDYENVQIHMGTIHPEFCDEMDAGGLGKMIFYQKSAKLFHCHKCFFTSKMYSNVYYHITSKHASPDKWNDKPKTQLNKETDPMKSPPLPEHQKIPCNSAEPKPIPALSMETQKLGSVLSPESPKPTPLTPLEPQKPGSVVSPELQTPSLPSPEPSKPASVSSPEPPKPVPVCESQKPAPVPSPEPQKLAPVSPEPVKATLPNPKPQKHSHFPETLGPPSGSSPESPVLAASPEPWGPSPAASPESRKSARTTSPEPRKPSPSGSPEPWKPFPAVSPEPRRPAPAVSPGSWKPGPPGSPRPWKSSPSASSGPWKPAKPAPSVSPGPWKPIPSISPGPWKPTPSVSSASWKSSSVSPSSWKSPPASPESWKSGPPELRKTAPTLSPEHWKAVPPVSPELRKPGPPLSPEIRSPAGSPELRKPSGSPDLWKLSPDQRKTSPASLDFPESQKSSRGGSPDLWKSSFFIEPQKPVFPETRKPGSSGPSESPKAASDIWKPVLSVDTEPRKPALFPEPAKTAPPASPEPRKRALFPEPRKHALFPELPKSALFSESQKAVELGDELQIDAIDDQKCDILVQEELLASPKKLLEDTLFPSSKKLKKDNQESSDAELSSSEYIKTDLDAVDVKGQESSSDQEQVDVESIDFSKENKMDMTSPEQSRNVLQFTEEKEAFISEEEIAKYMKRGKGKYYCKICCCRAMKKGAVLHHLVNKHNVHSPYKCTICGKAFLLESLLKNHVAAHGQSLLKCPRCNFESNFPRGFKKHLTHCQSRHNEEANKKLMEALEPPLEEQQI; encoded by the coding sequence ATGGAAGTATTCCAGGAACTTCGTAAACCATCAGCACGTTTGGAGTGTGACCATTGCAGTTTCAGAGGCACAGACTATGAAAATGTACAGATCCATATGGGTACTATCCATCCAGAATTTTGTGATGAAATGGATGCTGGTGGGCTAGGCAAAATGATATTTTACCAGAAAAGTGCAAAGCTATTTCACTGCCATAAATGCTTCTTCACCAGCAAGATGTACTCTAACGTATATTATCACATCACATCCAAACATGCATCCCCAGACAAATGGAATGATAAACCAAAAACTCAGTTGAACAAAGAAACAGATCCTATGAAAAGCCCTCCTCTTCCTGAACACCAGAAAATACCCTGCAATTCTGCAGAACCCAAACCCATACCTGCCCTTTCAATGGAAACACAGAAACTTGGTTCAGTTTTGTCTCCAGAATCACCAAAACCTACTCCTCTTACTCCCCTGGAGCCTCAGAAACCTGGCTCTGTTGTTTCTCCTGAGCTTCAGacaccttctcttccttctcctgaaCCTTCAAAACCtgcctctgtttcttctcctGAACCTCCAAAACCAGTCCCTGTTTGTGAATCTCAGAAACCTGCCCCTGTTCCTTCTCCAGAACCACAGAAACTTGCCCCTGTATCTCCTGAGCCCGTAAAGGCTACTCTTCCTAATCCCAAACCCCAGAAGCACTCTCATTTCCCAGAAACACTGGGCCCACCTTCAGGCTCATCTCCAGAGTCACCAGTTCTAGCTGCTTCCCCAGAACCTTGGGGACCATCCCCAGCTGCATCTCCAGAATCTCGGAAATCAGCCCGGACTACCTCCCCTGAGCCAAGGAAGCCATCCCCTTCAGGGTCTCCTGAACCTTGGAAGCCATTCCCTGCTGTCTCCCCAGAGCCTAGGAGACCAGCCcctgctgtgtcaccaggctctTGGAAGCCAGGGCCACCTGGGTCCCCTAGGCCTTGGAAATCCAGTCCTTCAGCGTCATCAGGACCTTGGAAGCCAGCTAAACCTGCTCCATCTGTGTCTCCTGGACCTTGGAAACCAATTCCTTCTATATCTCCTGGACCTTGGAAACCAACTCCATCTGTGTCTTCTGCATCCTGGAAATCTTCATCGGTCTCACCCAGCTCCTGGAAGTCCCCCCCTGCGTCTCCTGAGTCGTGGAAGTCTGGCCCACCAGAACTCCGAAAGACAGCCCCCACGTTGTCTCCTGAACATTGGAAGGCAGTGCCCCCAGTGTCTCCAGAGCTTCGCAAACCCGGCCCACCACTATCCCCAGAGATCCGCAGTCCAGCAGGATCTCCAGAGCTCAGAAAACCCTCAGGGTCACCAGACCTTTGGAAGCTTTCTCCTGATCAGCGGAAAACTTCTCCTGCTTCACTTGATTTCCCTGAGTCCCAGAAGAGTTCCCGTGGCGGTTCTCCTGATCTCTGGAAGTCTTCCTTTTTTATTGAGCCTCAGAAACCTGTCTTCCCTGAGACCCGAAAACCAGGTTCTTCTGGGCCGTCTGAGTCCCCCAAAGCAGCCTCAGATATCTGGAAGCCTGTTCTGTCTGTCGACACTGAGCCTAGAAAACCTGCCCTGTTTCCCGAGCCTGCCAAAACAGCCCCTCCTGCTTCTCCAGAACCACGCAAACGTGCCCTCTTTCCAGAGCCCCGGAAGCATGCCCTTTTCCCTGAACTCCCCAAATCTGCTCTATTCTCAGAATCACAGAAGGCTGTTGAGCTTGGTGATGAACTACAAATAGATGCCATAGACGatcaaaaatgtgatattttggttcAGGAAGAACTTCTAGCTTCACCTAAGAAACTTTTGGAAGatactttatttccttcctcAAAGAAGCTCAAGAAAGACAACCAAGAGAGCTCAGATGCTGAGCTTAGTAGTAGTGAGTACATAAAAACAGATTTGGATGCGGTGGATGTTAAGGGCCAGGAATCAAGCAGTGATCAAGAGCAGGTTGATGTGGAATCCATTGATTttagcaaagagaacaaaatggaCATGACTAGTCCAGAGCAGTCTAGAAATGTGCTACAGTTTACTGAAGAAAAAGAAGCTTTTATCTCTGAAGAGGAGATTGCAAAATATATGAAGCGTGGAAAAGGAAAGTATTATTGCAAAATTTGTTGCTGTCGTGCTATGAAAAAAGGTGCTGTTTTGCATCATTTGGTGAATAAGCATAATGTTCATAGCCCTTACAAATGCACAATTTGTGGAAAGGCTTTTCTTTTGGAATCTCTCCTGAAAAATCATGTAGCAGCCCATGGGCAAAGTTTACTTAAATGTCCACGTTGTAATTTTGAATCCAATTTCCCACGAggttttaagaaacatttaactcATTGTCAAAGCCGGCATAATGAAGAGGCAAATAAAAAGCTAATGGAAGCTCTTGAACCGCCACTGGAGGAGCAGCAAATTTGA